In Corylus avellana chromosome ca2, CavTom2PMs-1.0, the following proteins share a genomic window:
- the LOC132169032 gene encoding uncharacterized protein LOC132169032, producing the protein MVSKLGLKTEKHPTPYKIGWIKRGTETLFDVDAQQQGRANVYTIFRDGRKITFQPLQEVENSTHSKGKPVLLSTGSKYIEEVKEAQDIIALVTEGTPGSISQEVPEIMRLMLEEFQDIMSKEMPEGLPPMRDILHYIDLVPGASLSNLPHYRMSLKENAILQEHVEGLIRKGHL; encoded by the exons ATGGTTTCAAAGTTGGGTTTGAAAACTGAGAAGCACCCAACTCCATATAAGATCGGATGGATCAAGCGGGGAACTGAGACACTA TTTGACGTGGATGCCCAGCAGCAAGGAAGAGCCAATGTCTACACTATCTTTAGGGATGGTCGGAAGATAACATTTCAACCCTTACAAGAAGTCGAAAATTCTACTCATTCCAAGGGAAAGCCGGTCCTCCTATCCACTGGATCAAAATATATAGAAGAAGTTAAGGAGGCCCAAGACATCATAGCATTGGTGACCGAGGGAACCCCGGGCTCCATCTCACAAGAAGTTCCCGAGATAATGCGACTGATGTTAGAAGAATTTCAAGACATCATGTCTAAAGAGATGCCCGAAGGACTGCCGCCCATGAGAGATATCCTGCACTATATTGACTTAGTGCCAGGAGCAAGTCTCTCGAACTTGCCACATTATCGAATGAGCCTAAAGGAGAATGCTATTTTGCAAGAGCATGTAGAGGGGTTAATTCGGAAGGGACACTTGTGA
- the LOC132168702 gene encoding uncharacterized protein LOC132168702 translates to MMSAYGVTFSLILLLFLANMVKYNEARVAQANGTEAEMVPLMEEGKMKKMMMVMNESRRRLGSFQICALCTCCGGAKGLCLPSPCCYAINCNIPNRPFGFCSFTPKTCNCFGCHL, encoded by the exons ATGATGTCTGCTTATGGTGTAACATTTTCTCTCATATTGCTCCTCTTTTTAGCCAATATGGTCAAATACAATGAGGCAAGAGTAGCCCAA GCAAATGGGACGGAGGCTGAGATGGTGCCTTTGATGGAGGAagggaagatgaagaagatgatgatggtgatgaatGAGAGCAGGAGGAGGCTGGGAAGCTTCCAGATATGTGCACTGTGCACTTGCTGTGGTGGGGCCAAAGGCCTCTGCTTGCCATCTCCTTGTTGCTATGCCATCAATTGCAACATTCCCAATAGGCCTTTTGGCTTCTGTTCTTTCACTCCCAAGACCTGTAATTGCTTTGGATGCCATctctga
- the LOC132170330 gene encoding zinc finger CCCH domain-containing protein ZFN-like produces the protein MEFDAGIPMSRAAAAVAVTEGASMSPSSLNEDAMWQMNLISGEPMEPGLYPERPGEADCSYYIRTGLCRFGATCRFNHPPNRKLAIATARMKGEFPERIGQPECQYYLKTGTCKFGATCKFDHPRDKAGVAGRVSLNILGYPLRPNETECAYYLRTGQCKFGSTCKFHHPQPTNMMVSLSGSSVYPTVQSPTTPGQQSYPGGVTNWSRASFIPSPRWQGPSSYAPMLLPQGVVSVPGWNAYSGQLGSVSSSETQQQSLGNSQIYGTSRQGEPANAGSQGTFSPFRSGSVPVGFYALQRENVFPERPGQPECQFYMKTGDCKFGAVCRFHHPRERLIPAPDCVLSPIGLPLRPGEPICIFYSRYGICKFGPSCKFDHPMGIFTYNMSASSSADAPVRRLLGSSSGTAALNLSSEALVEAGSAKPRRLSLSEARQMPSGDDNIDTEG, from the exons ATGGAGTTCGACGCCGGAATTCCGATGTCCCGAGCGGCGGCGGCGGTGGCCGTGACCGAGGGAGCCTCGATGTCACCGTCGTCCTTGAACGAAG ATGCAATGTGGCAAATGAACTTGATATCAGGTGAACCAATGGAACCTGGGCTGTATCCTGAGCGTCCTGGGGAGGCAGATTGTTCCTATTACATAAGAACTGGCCTCTGTAGATTTGGGGCGACTTGTAGATTTAATCATCCTCCTAACAGGAAGCTG GCTATTGCCACTGCAAGGATGAAGGGGGAGTTTCCTGAAAGAATAGGGCAACCAGAATGTCAG TACTACTTAAAGACAGGAACTTGCAAGTTTGGAGCCACATGCAAGTTTGATCATCCTAGAGACAAGGCTGGGGTTGCTGGAAGAGTTTCGTTAAATATTTTAGGCTATCCACTTCGCCCG AATGAGACTGAATGTGCCTATTATCTAAGAACTGGGCAATGCAAGTTTGGAAGCACTTGTAAATTCCACCATCCTCAACCAACTAATATGATGGTTTCGTTAAGTGGTTCTTCTGTTTATCCAACTGTTCAGTCTCCAACTACTCCTGGTCAGCAGTCATACCCTGGAGGAGTTACAAACTGGTCAAGAGCATCTTTTATTCCTAGTCCACGCTGGCAAGGACCTTCGAGTTATGCACCAATGCTTCTGCCTCAGGGAGTGGTGTCAGTTCCTGGGTGGAATGCATACAGT GGTCAGCTTGGATCAGTCTCATCTTCAGAGACCCAGCAGCAATCATTGGGAAACAGTCAGATTTATGGAACTTCACGCCAGGGTGAACCAGCTAATGCAGGATCTCAAGGGACATTTTCTCCATTTCGTTCAGGCTCTGTCCCTGTAGGGTTCTATGCATTGCAAAGGGAAAATGTATTTCCTGAGAGACCTGGCCAGCCAGAATGCCAGTTTTACATGAAGACTGGTGATTGTAAGTTTGGTGCAGTTTGTCGGTTCCATCATCCTAGAGAAAGACTAATTCCTGCTCCAGACTGTGTCTTGAGTCCCATAGGCCTTCCTTTACGTCCG GGAGAGCCTATATGCATCTTCTATTCTCGTTATGGAATCTGCAAATTTGGTCCAAGTTGCAAGTTTGATCACCCTATGGGAATTTTCACATATAATATGTCTGCATCATCTTCGGCTGATGCCCCTGTCCGACGTTTGCTGGGGTCATCATCAGGAACTGCTGCATTAAATTTGTCATCAGAAGCACTTGTTGAAGCAGGCTCGGCAAAGCCCAGGCGACTTTCACTATCAGAGGCTAGACAGATGCCTTCTGGGGACGATAATATTGACACAGAAGGCTGA